One Oreochromis niloticus isolate F11D_XX unplaced genomic scaffold, O_niloticus_UMD_NMBU tig00006522_pilon, whole genome shotgun sequence genomic region harbors:
- the LOC109198069 gene encoding mitochondrial ubiquitin ligase activator of nfkb 1-A-like, with protein sequence MVNILKVTPGACLQHVIIEGAVKPARRPLISWYNKDNVGMLHKFMVKEPRLLWNGLLRTCVANETALRAGSLKLHGSYSRSSTGTEQEGEREKESQGQEQETTSSHQKEGLDNTEIRVLSPLPAAGLDKEVTYEKFHQVSHSLGDLVGQYFTGEKPKGQLEIEGILKVGTNITGVGELKLDTDGTLSLRPPSNGSQYFLTPVDFDATQGENENFLVESVGHYFCFGRGSNQFLGQVTLLPPP encoded by the exons GTGCCGTAAAACCAGCTAGAAGGCCTCTCATTAGTTGGTACAACAAAGACAATGTTGGCATGCTGCACAAATTCATGGTGAAAGAACCCAGGCTGTTGTGGAACGGACTTTTACGTACATG CGTCGCGAACGAAACAGCTCTTAGAGCCGGCTCTTTGAAGTTACACGGTAGTTACagtcgcagtagcacaggaacagagcaggagggagagagagagaaagagagccaggggcaAGAACAAGAGACAACCTCATCACAtcagaaag AGGGACTGGATAATACCGAAATCAGAGTCCTGTCGCCTTTACCGGCCGCTGGTCTGGACAAGGAGGTCACATATGAGAAGTTTCACCAGGTCAGTCACAGTTTGGGTGACCTCGTTGGACAGTACTTTACTGGGGAGAAGCCAAAAGGTCAACTGGAGATCGAGGGAATTCTCAAA GTGGGGACAAATATTACGGGTGTAGGCGAGTTGAAGCTGGACACAGATGGCACTCTGAGTCTTCGACCCCCTTCTAACGGTTCACAGTACTTCCTGACCCCAGTGGACTTCGACGCCACACAAGGAGAGAATGAGAACTTTTTGGTGGAAAGTGTAGGTCATTATTTCTGCTTTGGCAGGGGCAGCAATCAATTTCTGGGCCAGGTTACGCTACTACCGCCACCTTGA